The stretch of DNA TTTAACGGGAAATCACAAGGAAACTccaatcaatttatttcaaaactacatttttaatttcagtTCATTTTCATTTATCTAATTGTATGTGGAATTTAatcttgtttcaaaataaaccaGTTAAGAAAGACCTGCACAGTTAGGTCCATCACGCAACTATCTTTAATTTACTTAGcctatttactttatttttcttattcgAGGTTTACCAGGCTTAATTATCACCTTAGATCCTTCAGTTAACAATCAAACTCTATGggtacaataattttatttaattattactcAAATCTCAACAATTTGTGTTTCAAGATGTAACTGTCGACAGTTCCATATCATCAGTCGACAATTCACACTCTACTACAACCTCAACCTACTCACTCAATCAGTCAACTAATGGTACCCCTACAGTACTAGCAATTAATTTCTTAGGGTTTGGCTCACTACCTGTCAACTGCTTAGGGCTAGTGGTTGACTACTCCTAGAGAACTATCAATCCATGCTCAACTATCAATTGGACATATTCACTTCCTTCGTAATCCACCCTCAAGGCTACTAATTGTTGACGATTTACAAGCGTCAGTCGACATTTTAGGCTCTCTACTTATTTCCGATGGACAAAGAGAGTTTCTTGAATAACAAAACTGATGAATGGTTAGGAATAATCCAACAAGCTGATGATTGACAGTTCATCATAATCCAACAAGCTGATGATTCACTTCTTTGGTAATCCACCCTCAAGGCCattcatcataatcatcagtTTCGTTATTCAAGAAACTCTCTTTGTCTAGTGTTTCTGATTCAAATGTTTTCCTTTGGCATAATCGTCTTGGTCATCCAAACTTTACTTATTTGAAGTACTTGTACCCAGATTTATTTCTCAATAAAGatgtttcttctttcatttGTGAGCACTGTATCTTTACTAAACAATCTTGCAAACATCATCCAAGCCACTCTTACCATGCCTCCAAACCTTTCATCTCATTCACAGTGACATTTGGAGGCCAGCTCGTGTGCCAAACATTACTGGAGCTCGCTAGTTCATTACTTTCATACATGACCATCTCCGTGTGCACTGGACTTAGCTCctaaagaaaaatccaaaaccaACACCATTTTCAAGCAATTCCAAAAACTTACTACCAATTTATTTCAATCATCTATTCAAATTCTTCATTCTAACAATGGGAAGGAGTACTTCACCCACGAATTAAATGCCTACCTTACTGAACATGGCATTTTTCATCAAAGCTCCTGCCCCTAttctcctcaacaaaatggtattgtcGAGTGAAAAAATCGTCATATTCTTGAAGTTGCCCGCTCCCTTATGTCCACTACCAATGTTCCAAACCATTTTTGAGGGGAAGTTGTGCTCATTGCTACCTCTCCGTTGTTTAAACCAAGAGTTTCCTTCAGTTCATCTCTTTGATTCCCTTCCACCCAAAATATTCGAGTGCATGATATTTGTCCATAATCCTTGTCTTACTTGCAGAAAACTCGATTCCAACACTTATAAATGTATCTTCCTTGACTGCTCTCCCACTCAAAAAGGGTACAAGTGTTACTGCCCTAATTCCAAACAATTTTCCTATGATACCACATTTCTAGAAGATTAACCCTTCTTCCCCAATGCTTCACTTCAAGGGGAGAGCTCAACTGAAGATCATCATTGGGATCCACCTATCTCCCTTCCAATTTCTCTTTCGTTGCCTAATCCCACATCGCAAGACCTCTCTGTctaataatttgaaattgatcccAGAATGGTGACTGGTCAAAGGGAAGAAACTAGAAAATCATCTCAAGAGGAGTTTATAGTCTACTCTAGGAGACCATGAGTTCCTTAGTAACACATACCACCAAACTCGAAGCCAAATCCAATGGAAGACGCATAGCTTAGGGAAGGTAAGTGTATAGTTGATGATCTTGACATACCTATTGCCCTAAGAAAAGGAGTAAGGTCTTGTACTCAGTATCCCATATCCAGCTATCTTACTTACTCTAAGCTCTCCCTGAAATTCAGGGCATTCACTCCAAGACTAGACCATGTAAAGATTCCTAACAATGTTCGCCCTTCAGGATCAAAAGTGGAAGGCAGTTGTAATGGAGGAAATGATAACTCTAAATGAGAACAAGACTCGGGAAATTGTTCCACTACTTGACGAGAAGAAGGCCATGGGGGAAAAAGGTCGTGGGGTGTAAGTGGGTCTTTACTACAAAATTGAATGCTAATGAAAAATAGACATATAGAAGACAAGACAGGTTGCTCAAGGGTATACTCAAACCTATGGTATGGATTACGAGGAAACATTTGCTCCTATTGCCAAGTTAAATTCTATTAGAGTCCTTATCTCTCTCACTGCCAATCTGGATTGGGATTAACACCAGATGGAtataaagaatgcatttttgaatggaAACTTAAAAGAAGCAGTATATATGAGACCCCTTCCTAGGCTTCAAGAGGATAGAGCATGCATGGTGTGTAAACTGAGAAAGTCCTTGTATGCACTGAAACAATCTCCTGGAGTGTGGTTTACTCGATTTAGTACAACTATGAAGCAATTTGGTTACACTCAAAGTTAGGCTGACCATACCCTGTAAAAAGGTCTAAAGATGAGAAAAGGACCATTCTTATCgttgtctatgtagatgatatgggGATTACGGGGGATGACACGCAAGAAATCATCAGGCTCAAGGATCAATTGCAGGcaaaattcaaagtaaaagACCTCATGCACCTACAATACTTTCTTGGGAAGGAAATTGCTAGGAGTAAAAAGGGCATCTTTATTTCCCAAAGGAAGTACACCCTGGATCTACTGAAGGAGATAGGGAAACTGGGATGCAAACCTACAAGGACCCCCTTAGACTAAAATTGGAAGCATAAGATTACCGAAGAGGTTCCACTagttgaaagagagagatatcaACATCTTGTGGGGAAACTAATTTACTTATCTCTCACTAGACCTGATATTGCTTATTGTGTCAATGtggtgagtcaattcatgcatgttCTTACAAAGAGACATTTTGAAGCAGTGAGTTAGCTTCTTCGCTACTTAAAGAGTACTCCGAGAAAGGGTTTACTATTTAGGAAAAATGACCAACAAGGTGTTGAGTGTTAcgcagatgcagattgggcagatTCAGTTGAAGACATGAAATCAACTACTGGGTATTACACAAGAGTATGGGGAAATGTGGTGACCTAGATAAGCAAGAAACACACAGTATTTGTAAGAAGTAGTGCCAAGGCTGAATACAGAGCAATCGCTCAAAGGGTGTGGGAATTAATCTGGATTAGTAAGTTGTTGCAAGACCTATCTATTCCAATGGAAGAGCCTATAAAACTATACAGTGATAGTAAATTTGCCATCAGCATAGTTCATAATCCTATTCAACATGACAAGTTAAAGCATGTGAGGATTGACAAAAACTTTTATAAATCAGAGATCAACAACGGAACATTCACCTTGCACTGCATTCCAACAAAGCGGCAGGAAGCTGATCCCTTTACAAAAGCCTTGCCAAAGCCAGACTTTGAAGCAAATGTTAACAAGCTAGGAATTATAgacatctattcaccagcttaaAGAGGAGTGTTAGAAGATCGATAGTATCAAACTCAAATTGGAaaggattttcaaatatttcctTTTGCATTGTTTCCTTTTCATAGTTGATTCCTCTTTCAAATTGTTTCCTAGATTAGAGATTTTGTAGCTTTCTTAATTTGCCCTTCCCTTAGCCTATATATTGTTCTCTTCCCTATGGGTTGTACTATCGAAGAATACATTCTTGCAATAAATATAGAGATTTCAAATTTAGTTAATCCAAATCTATAAAGTATATTAGATAAATGCTTTAATAAGCCCTAGACTTGGAGAAATTATCATGGATCAATCTCTTAACAAATGGTGGCGGAAAAAGTATGATCTGAGATCCTGAATCCAATCAAAAACTATAattgataaaaacaaaaattgtgtCGCAAAAGAGTAAAAACAAATGCTAAATTTGAAAAGTTCACTTCACCAATAACCCGCAGCATGAGATGTAATGATGTTGTATACCttcagaataaaaaaataaaaaaactccaCCAGGGTGTATTTTGcagagaaaatacaacaaaaataaacaatttcagtaatttttaaatcaagTATGTTCATTTGAAATGCCAGCTGACTGGTTAGCTAGTTTCAATCACCAGATTGAGGCTCAATTATGACATGAGTTTCAGTCAGGAGTACAACATTGTCAATAGATATATAATCATTCCTTTCCTGAAACAATAATTCACAAAATCAGACAGATTAAAATGTGTGCCTATGATGGTGCATGGTTATTAACGAACGATTCAGGCCTATAACTGCAACCACAGTGCCACCCCCATTCTCCATACAGCTTATTGGTATATCTTTTGGGGAACGGCAGGATGTTGGTAAGTTATACAGCAACTGTACAGACTAACTGATCCGGGGACTCAGGAAGTGAATCAATTGGGAAGGTCATGACAAGTAAACGAAATTTGGCATATGAGGCAGAAACATTTTAGAATGTTAAAAGGTAGAAATAGTCATTTAAAAACTTAGTTGGATCCTAAAGCCCAATTTAAAAGATAGTGGAGATAATCATAGCAATGGCCTTAATTTAAGAGAGCAACGTAAGTAAGGAAATCAAAAATTCGAAATTCAGTCCACAACTTTCCAAATTCAGAGTGAGGAACCTTTTGTAGAACTCCGTGGCATATCGAAACCCATTGTAGCAAACGAACCACATCAACACCAGCACCAGAGTGTCTAAAATTGATAAGAAAACCATAACTTCATTTCAAATTATCGTTGCTTGGTTAATCagtcaccaaaaaaaaaaaattgcaagttCTTGCAATGATTCACAATATCAAACTCAGTTAGCGGGGCAACAGCCCAAAGGGATCTGCACAATTTTGAGACCGGGCAGATCTGTTGAGCCCtaaaattcaaacaaacaataaatcGAGAAACGACCAAATCAATCAAGATGAGGATACTGAAGAGAAAACGCTCCCACCAATCTAACATGTATAAACCAAAAGTGACGTTGTAGAGATAGACCTTGCGCTGAACCCAATTCATTTCGCTTCGAAAATCTGTTAAGAGAGCGAAATTGAGTACGGCGAGACAAGACAATTATACATGTAAACGCTAATTACCCTTTCCACCGACGGGGAGAATATGCTGAGTTCCCCTTACCTTCCTTTTGTCCGGCGAGAGATCTACCCACTACCCAGGACCCTGCAAGTTACCCACTACCCCTTGATTTGCCGCCTTTAGAATACCGCTCAACGGGGCTATCATCGGCCTTCGAGGCTTCTCCCGGTCTTCTGCCTAGCTAGATGGGAAGATTCAATGTAGAGCGTGACAAATATTAGTGTACGGCTAAAGAGTTacaaatatagaaatataattatatgcatttttatatattaatataagatcaattaaaatataatgcttaatcaaaaataaaattaaaatatatatatttcctcgAACTACTACACTTATTagctaaatgaaaaaatattgaaaggtagaggtatttaaaaaaatcttgaaatatataaatgagtaaataaaaatattttaaaaattaggaagacgaataaatatata from Diospyros lotus cultivar Yz01 chromosome 6, ASM1463336v1, whole genome shotgun sequence encodes:
- the LOC127804091 gene encoding uncharacterized protein LOC127804091; the protein is MNWVQRKVYLYNVTFGLYMLDWWERFLFNTLVLVLMWFVCYNGFRYATEFYKRNFW